The Glandiceps talaboti chromosome 9, keGlaTala1.1, whole genome shotgun sequence genome window below encodes:
- the LOC144440512 gene encoding uncharacterized protein LOC144440512 yields the protein MIKMGCLQSKDDKYKDEGRAGKEEKAKLEGNLSGLREESSALMHAGNYHSAIGVLEQRLKLEREIFGKTTSHEDVAITLGKIGECLLHMENYGKSQLYLFESLNMWKILYPDYTRYICEDLASLLSNLGNVCEKNKDFNNAVKYHEEALRMKKAIEAGVATGGGAAPARASAGVMIAGGSALGAAGPRAGAGEGSSSQPA from the exons ATGATAAAAATGGGTTGTCTTCAGTCAAAAGATGATAAATACAAAGATGAAGGGAGGGCTGGTAAGGAAGAGAAAGCAAAACTTGAAG GAAATTTATCTGGCCTGAGAGAGGAAAGCTCAGCTCTGATGCATGCTGGCAACTACCACAGTGCCATTGGAGTtctagaacaaagactaaaactTGAGAGAGAGATTTTTGGAAAGACAACATCACATGAAGATGTTGCCATCACTTTGGGAAAAATAGGAGAGTGTTTGTTACACATGGAAAACTATGGCAAGTCACAACTTTACTTGTTTGAATCGTTGAACATGTGGAAAATTCTCTATCCGGACTACACAAGGTATATTTGCGAGGATTTGGCATCATTGCTGTCAAACTTGGGAAATGTGTGTGAGAAAAACAAAGACTTCAATAACGCTGTCAAATACCATGAGGAAGCATTGAGAATGAAGAAAGCCATTGAAGCAGGGGTGGCAACAGGTGGTGGAGCAGCACCAGCTAGGGCTTCAGCAGGAGTGATGATAGCTGGTGGATCGGCTTTAGGAGCAGCTGGACCGAGAGCAGGAGCAGGAGAAGGTTCAAGTTCACAGCCAGCTTGA